The Mercurialis annua linkage group LG7, ddMerAnnu1.2, whole genome shotgun sequence genome includes the window ttgatttggcAGCAGCCTTGGGTACTATACCAGCCGCCTTCTTGTTGTTGTtgtattaaaactaaaaatctgaaacagattaaataaataagtaatttgAAACTCTTACTCGTAAGAATCAcatttattctttctttttcaaataaacaAGGTGGGGCAAGTTGCGGCGACCGTCCCCCCTAATTAAGGAAAGTCCATGAGGGACGGTTCTTCCGACTGTTGCCGCCTAAACCATGGAAGATTGCTTTAAAGAGTTGAAGTTACAACAATTTGTGAAGAGAGTAACAGGAAGAAGATTATGTTTAATTATGTGCAATTTTTGCTCTTTAGCTCGTCAATGTCGATATGTTAGGGTTTGGATTATTGAGTTTTTTAAACacttaatcaaaattttaatttcttaaaaatactttatttataaatgatttaaaaatatcatagaaaacattaaaaataattttaaaacaattggaATCTAacaatttcattttttgatttaaatcttGAAACACTTATTAGGAGTAGAATACTCCTAATATTTGAGTCATTTCCGTATCactttattatgatttattgcAAAAATATAGGTGTTTGTGTGCCTTATTGCATGTTTGAGCGTTTTAGATATTAATGGAGCGATTCTAAAAACGTAAATTAATTGCAATAAATTAGtagaaataaaacataatattcaGGTAAAAACctaaattaacttaattaattactagTTCTTGTTTTCATTAGTCTACTCATAATCtttgtttcttattttttattcttcttatgatttttCGGAACTGATTTCTCATAATGTAtctttaattgtaaaaaaaaatctttatatATGAGGGGAGAGATACccgatttgattaaatgttattaaaatttctaatgtttaaaaattaaataaataataaatattgcATAAATTAATCGGTTAGTTGGACAGCGTGTATAGTGGTTAGAGAAAATTGTATTTTCTAATCCATTCACAAAACTAATTAATCTTGACTTTAAAgtcaatcaaaatattttataaagtaaattcACCTTAATCAATGAATTATAGTTTAAATGATATAAACATCTAGcagaaaatttttaaaatcgggaatttaatttttgttataaacACTATCTcttctaattatatatatagaaaaacaCTCTAAAGTATAAACAAGCAAAGTAGGTTTCAGAATGTACACaggctattttttttattttcttcaactATTCATTCTTTTAGGAAAAATTCATCCTAAGGCCCCTATACTTTACCATTTTAATTTAGTAAGTCTCTATCCCAAAATTTGTCACTGATGAGTTTTTTACTTTCATTATTGACATGTTCAGGTCCTTACGTGGATGGAAATGGAAAGTGTATCTCGCTCTCCGTTAATTAACAGAAAAAAATAACGTGGCATTAATTTTGAGGACTTGTTTTACACAAAATCACACTTTAaacaaaaagtgaaaaataaaataaatttgatggcaaaattattattttgccaTCATCTTCTTCCCTCACCATGTctttttcaattcaaaaaaatttgaCGTTTGCAGCACACTGCCATTTGTAACCAAATCTCATTACTATACTAAACACCAACAGCTCCTCCCTCTCTCTATCCATTTCTCTCACTAAACTCAAAAATGCAGAGGCTATCTCTAGGCTCCCCACACTCCGACGGACTCCTCCAGCTCAACAAAGACGACGACCACCACAAATCAACCACACTTCCTCCTCCTTGCCGCTTCTCCGTTTCCTCCTCCTCCACGTCACCGCCGTTATCTTTTTCTCCGCCTAAACCTGAAAAACTCGTTCACTTCATACCTCTCCTCATTCTCCTCTGCTTCTTCCTTCTTTATCTCGTCTCTCACACTCAATCAGGTACAACATTATGtagttgaaagaaaaaaaatcaacagaGACGAAAAAAATCGACAAAGAAGGAAGAAAAAATTATACTTGACAATTAAGGAAAAAAATTAAGCACCCAACTCTGGGAATGCTGAAATTCTGTTAATTGACAATGTATCATAACCAATTTTAGGGATCCTTGCAATTTCAAAGTTCAATTTGACTCATAAATTCTAGCATTAGATCCTATAACATTATGTTTATTACTAAATTACAAAGCAGAAAAAGtaaaagagaaaaaacaaaatatctGCTGTTATAAATCAGAAATTGACCCTCCAAATGATTAACTAATGAAAATAGTAGTTTATTTGCTTTATATTTCTTACTTAACACCTGAAATAATCATGTGAACCATTATAATAATGAAGCTGAAATGGATTAAGAAAATGAATAAGCAGAGGAAACATACAAATTCCTGGACGAGAACATCTGATTTTAGAgaagtggagaagaaaagaaaaaagtcCATTTAAggtccttttattttatatgtagtAGTAGGATtcaaagttaaaaaaatcagACAAATGTTTTCTATTCTCACGTAACGGTGAGTGAAACGCATTTTCCATTTTCCATCTACGTAAGGGTCTGAACATGtcaataatgaaaataaatggATCCGTCAATGATGAATTTTAGAATAAGGGCTTATTAAGTCAAAATGGTAAAATAGAAAAGGCTTAGGGTGgattttgcctttttttttttaaaaaaatgcacATTAAATAGATGGCACATGGAGGTGGGGCAAGATAACCTTAATTTCCTTTATCGTTATCTTCCAGATAATAGCAATCATCATCTCcctttcataatgttttcatttgaatttttaattaattcagtCGTCTGAGTCTCATATCTCACCAAAACTTTGGAAAGCAAAAGGAGATTCTTTTTGAATGCTAAGTGAGTGAAAACCCTTCTTTTAAACCATAAATTATCATAATCTCTATTCTTTTGAATGAAATTAAATCAAgccaattattttatttccttaatcaaattaattaaaatgtttaattataaaatcaaatcaattggATTCGTaagttaattttgataaaaatattaaataataattcaaaaatagataaaaatcaACCGTaactaaactaaaatattttgaatcgaactaaatcaactaaaaaattatttaaatttataaaaagatagATTGGTTAATTTGGTTAACTCGTGTGATTTAATTTTTGCTGACCACCAACTTCATATTTCATTTTCAGTTCCTtaatggattttattcgtaTTCAAATTGAACTTTAGTCATTATTTAATGTTATGATATTAATATGGTAGTGGTGGTATGTATATTGTCATTAGGGCCACTGCCCACTGCTCTTAATTTCCAATATGCCTGTGTCCATAGTTATCCCACAGTCAATTAAATGGCCTATGGCTATGGACTATGGTCCCGGCAAATGTTTCCAATTTCGTAGCTATCACTCCATAATAATATGTTCTtcatcaaacaaataaatatattggTTTGGGTACGTGTATGTGCTGCCATCCTAGCAACTCGGATCGATGATATCTGGTCAAAATGGCTCACCAATTCTGCTTCCATTGACCCCATATAAGCTCACTGTCATAGCCAGAAAAAATAGAATGAACATGGAATGTAATATCATCATCATGCTTCTATATTACTATTAAACATCAACTCATaataaatgaaccaaaaaaactcataaatcaGCTTGCATTTCATTAGATATTGTCGCTTAATAGACTTAATAAAAGAACTATAGTTCAAATAGTACGTGTACTGCGCAAATTTCTATCAAGATCGTGagattaatttttctataagcGCCAAATATCATTTCTCGCtaatgataaaaatttaaaactaataaaattatgagCTATAACACATCACAAAATAATATAGTAGTACTATATGTTGTCATATTACATACTTCAACTTTAAAATAAGATAccaacaaaaaacaaacaataagaATAAAACATTGAATGTCCAAATTCAACtcagaattaaaaaaagaatagtTCTGTGTTTTGATATTGTACGGAAATTTATCGAGTTTTTTGATGTTTCTTTATGAAAgggaaataattttaaaatttgtaaactttaaatttataacgtGTTCTTGTGAAAAATATAACGTTGCTGTTTTCTGTTTTAAATTTAGTTCGTTTCAGCATTTTCATTTTCGTACACCATTATAACTAATAATTCGAGTTCGAGATCGAGTCTAGAAACAACCAAGCATGCATGATTTTGAGAAGATTGTAACAATAATAAGATCAAAATTGGCGCCACAAAATTGAAGGGCAGTTATAACAATGTAATGATTCAAGGAAAGAAACGGAGTATACCTAACGAATGAACTTTCCAGAAGAAGAACCGCCAACTCAAACCTAACTTCAATAATTCCCATGTCGTTTCATGTCCTTTAGCATGTGCTATTCCACCATCTTCTATCTTTATCCACCACAAactaattcaataatttttacgTCGTTTGCTGGCCAGTGCTTATACCGTTAAATTATAACTCGTCGATATCATCTTCCATCTTTATCCACAACATACCAATTTCGTAGTTAACCTGCAAATTCACAAAAATTAGGccaaaaaacaataaaatacaaattgaaaGAAGACAATGAAgcaaaagaaaacaaagaagGATGAGATCAAAAAAGATAAGGCATGGGAAACAAGAATTGGATcattacaataataaaaatgagtGGGTGGATTTTGCATGACATAAGCCATCACATTAAAGAAGGAGAAGAGGAGGAACACGCGCCGCCGGCACGCAACTGCGAATTCATGGAGTTTTTTTTTGCCAATAATAACAGGGTATGATCTATGGAACTGGAACATGGAGCTGGAAATGGAAAtggaaaaaagaaaacaactcACCATCAAAATAAATTTGGAAACTGGACTGAAAATTCATTAATTTCCACGGACCAAAGAAAAAACGCAAATCCTTCTTAATGATTTACAGTCCCCAAATTACATAttcatgtatatatatatagattatatatatatgatccaGTTCCGCCACTAGCTCCGGTTccgtttttcatatattttcttGATTATTATGTTCagatattcttcttcttcttatgaCATATATTCATCCAGTTCTCAGTTTTTTTTCAATCACCACTCGTTATTGCCAATGGTTCCCGTTGTGAACCATGTAGGATATTGGCTAGGGTTTCCATAATAACCGTAATTATGAGGATGATGAATCTTTTTCACGGGATAAGCTACCGCCTTTGAAATCTGATGGTAATATCTCGGAGTCGAAGCTGAAGAAGATGAAGCTGTGGAGCCATTCGTAGCTGCATAGCTatttgaagatgatgatgaggATGCAGAGGATGATGAGGAGGAAGAGGTTGAAGATGGAGGAGATAGTTTTTTAGGCAGGGAAAGAAAAACTCTGATTTTTTGATTGGCAGCTCGGTTATATTCCTCCATTAAATTAACTAGGTCTTCATCGGAGGTAATCGATACAAGAGCATCAAGATCCTCTGTAGGTAATTGACACCGTAGTAGATTCACTCTCGTTCCACATAATTCTCCAAGCTTCAACAAAAGTTCtgtatgaatatatataatCCGCAATCAAATTACTGATACAAATCTCGTAAATACGgattaaatcaaataatttgaAGTATGTATGACTTACCAGAGAAGGAAATGGACCGGTCAACAGCAAGAACGCGAGTTTCACCACCGTGATAACGAAGTTTTCCGTCTGGAAAACGAGGAATAATCTTGCCGCCGTAACTACATAGGAACTTTATCGTTGTGGTGGCGGCGGAGGAGGACGGTGGTTTATGGTGGTGGAGATGGAGGCTAGTGGTGGTGTCAAGAGAAGGTCCTACCATGCTTCTAAAAGTGAGattagagaagaagaagaagtgaagAGTGCTTTAGAAGATGCTTTGCCTCTTCAAGCCTAGGCATGGTGTTTTTCAAGCGTTATttatagagttttttttttggtttacagagtgaaaataaattaataattaaaattttaatttgctgaaattgaaattgagagTGTGGGGCCAGTCGACGTGAGTTAAGATTCCGTTACGGGCCCCACTATTTTCAAGGTAAAAAGCAAAAGGTTGATGACTAGATACGGAGTCAAACACAGGTGTGAAGTTGGGAAAAATATTTGCTGTTAAAAATTACTACTAGTAAAAACTAACGGTGGTAAAagtttaaattgttttagtaCGGtaagtcaagatttcagtagcCCTTTTATCGTAACAAATAGTACTTTCAAAGGGGACTCGGTTATTTGGCCATAAGCTcttctaaataaatttttaaaatcataaaagagTAGATTCTAGAATTTAGTTATAAAGATTCATAGGCGATAAAATATTTacgtaattattttaaatttgtttgatgaacatttaaaatgaaattttattattttaaaataaataaataaacataatgtGTTTTGTTTCAATTCTCTTTATAAATTCTATaatacaatatatttttaatatgactTGATTTCAAGCATAAAATTTTATACTATAAACTAAACaaaatgtattaaatttttaatttttttgatgaacCAAGTTatcttaaattttgaaaacatcTTAGATAtacaaactttttaattttactctaagtacatttttttatttgtattttatctataaatattaaataatataaatttattttaatttttaatttttctatatatgtTAGAAAAGAGGAAAATATACATTACAGAAAAaggctatttaaaaaaatcacggtTTTCATGTTTGCAGCAATTTTAGTACAATTTGTAAAATTAGGgacaataaaattcaattttttattttctagcaTTTTCAACCATCAACAGTGACGGAGATAGGGGGAGGCATGGGAGTGTCACGACCCcctctaaaattttataattattaaaattagcaccaattttttttattttttacaatttaactcTCCCTAATTTTTAATGTTGTCTACTTCACATATTACATATTGCAATTTGACCCTCGCTATGTTGAAATACTGGCTTCGTCACTGACCATCAATGTATCTTTTTTTCACTAAACGATACAGTTTGACGGTTGTAATGGTTCAAAACATTAGATGATGATTTCAAACTATAAAATGCTAAAACAATATTACAGTTCTTTATGTAAAATTGTAAAAGTTGTGTTTTAATCATTACGAACGTAAaagctattttttaaattacaaaaactgACTATTCTACTCTAGAAATATCATACATTTTTTTACTacatgaaaaaaatattgttcATTTCCTTTCAATTAGATCAAACGTTAGAAttgcattttatattttaatctttcGTAGTATCTGGCTGTATTTGATTTatagtaaataatttaaaaacaataaatatttggCAAAAGTTAATTCTTCATAGAACAAAAACTTGCTCAAGTTCAACTATATATGCCAAAGATACCTTGCTTCTGGTCCAATATAATCAAAAATCTAACCTAACTCATTAAGTCTTTCATTTTCGTTAAGAAATCAATTTAGCATATAATGTTGTTAcatatttctttaacttttcttCCTAGTTATTCCTTTCATATGTTTCTTTGGTTTCACATttattttcttgaaaattttaaaagttttgattttctaaaatgtgtcttaactttttattattgttggagattttaattgaatattaataattcatagactaaaaattaattctacattaaactaaataataatttgtttaagaaatttaaaatactttaaagTTGGTTtcactttaattaattttggttatttttaCTCTTGGTTTTCCTTTGTCAGCATGTGAATGTGAAAATAAAAGGCATGTGAATAATGTCGGTCATTCATCAGGTAGGAAAATCCTTTTTAGAACAATATTGCTTAAGTAGTAATTGGTACTTCAATCggtaaataataaacaataaatatataaattaattttataatttatagttatagtaaattaattttataatttatctcTTCAATTTGAAAGCTTATTCCCtcttaattaacaatttattcttttgaacttataaattaatttataaaattagagttaattgACCATAACCACTTATATTGAATGATCAATCAATTTTCGAttaaaaattcttttattatttttcaaaagcaaaatccaattttaacttatagataaattaatttcattgctcattataaattttacctaatattttttgtacatataaaaacatattttgtTTTAAGCAATTGCTGAGGATTTTTCTAATATTGATattgatttatttgatttatatttttttattaatttgatttgcacatgaaaacatgaaaaaaaatctcttatttttaaaaattcataatcatCTTTTCCACTTAATCACTATTAAAAATATCTCaatttttgtcttttatttgcatccaactttttaaaatatccaACCTTTTAAAGTCAATTTTAACCTGactttgatatttataatttttttttgaaaaaaagttcaatagcATTAAAAcaagatatttttaaaatttttcaaattttgtcCAAATTTTGCGGTGTTTGCATATATATAtctgaatttaatttatttttttaattaatttaacggTTTCAATCTCAGTTGAATATCTATATAAACTCTTTAGTTggaaaatttttatttttttggaattGTAAATTATGACTCTAAATTCAAAAAAAGGATATTCGATTTTGCgattataatttcaaatttccTAATGCTCGATggttagagaaaaaaaaaactaaaaatgaatAGAAAACACAAACAAATATTGTAATAAAACGAAAGATTgacataatttaattgattgaaaaatttgaatacaACTGtcgaaaattttaaaattcaaataaatttacaaactaaaaattaaacaaattttaaaagaaatcatACCTTAAGAATCCTAACtcttttatctatttttgaattgcgaacatattttttaaattttagcctaaTTTTGGTACGCATatctttattaaaaataattaagccataaataaaaaaaaccttttatttttaataaatattttaattgattttaattgaaataatttataagatgaaaaaatatattttaaaaattataaaataaatgaaaattatgtttttagaTTGTATGAACCATACTTTTCTTTAACATCAACTTTTTAAACGGACTTTACCGACATTGATCCACATTCACCCAACTTCGTCACTATTTCCTTGTCGCTAAAGGATTAAACCGTAAATTGGTCCAGCCCTTTAGGCCCACATTTTGTAGTCATCATCAAGCCATGGGTCTGGTGAAGCTAGCTTTGTTTTGCAAGGAGGAGAGGACTAATTATAACAGGTGTCAGGATATgtgatattaataaatttatattaaattcatactgttaattaatttttaatatcttcTTCACACTCTGCCATCCTATTAGGATTACATGCCAAATATGTGGTCCATTTTGTATGGAGAAAAGTAATGTAATATCTTTTGAGATTACCAACAACTTGTAGTACTAGATTTTCGAGTTTATATGAATAAAACAAGGttcatcattaaaaaaaaatctcattttttttaattggagTTAAAATTGGTCAAATCAAAATACTagtgaaaaaatttattcaaacaaaaaatgaaatatattaattaatactcATTTGATGGCTAAAAAAATCCTTTTAGATGACTGTATTTGCAAAAatcattgtttatttttaaattggctTATTCGGTATTATTGAATAGTCATTtacttttatatcaaattttacTTCTATCAACAGATTAGCTTATGACAAAAAATTTAGTTAtacatatttttgtaaattaaaatttttaaattaaagtcggttcaattttatatttcatctgACTTATAGTTTTCATTTtagaacttttttaaaatactaaagaATTATTAACATGACTGTAAACATACTTGAtctttttttaaagtaaaaaatttgGTATGAAATTTTTTCCAGAGCTGCGAAACTAACAACTCTATTAGAAAgtagaataattaatttaaactgaaaattacaaaattaactaaaattaacagttgtaaaagtttaaaatattaacaataatatcgaatatatgatatatttttggttattacaattaatattttttggatAATTGGAGAAGGATAGCGCTTATGGgagaaattgaacccacgacctagcggTTTGTTGCTCGGTATTTATACATTTTGAGCTATAACTCGTTTgtaataaacttatttttaattagtaaaactGATTGAAGTTTTTTTTAGAGGATTGAAGCTGTTATGCTTGATTCTAGTGTTTAGTTGccatcaaatattatttaaaagacctaatcatttaaaaatattttttttattttttttatgatctcatcttttaaaatctccaatcataatttttttttaattttttttaattataatcatttgtccaaattaaaatgatataattaaaatatgatatatatatatatatatatatatatatatatatatatatatatatatatatatatatatatatatatatatatatatatatatatatatatatatatatatattatttcatgttaaccataattttttaaaaaaatgaaattatatgaaaaatatatttgaatatgTTTTTTCTCCAATTTGAACAAActaatatttataattgaaagtgaatattaaaaaataaattaaaattaaaaattttgaaaaataaaaccaCAAAcgaaatattaaaaagataaaatatttttggtgattACACCTATTTAAAGTTTCATCTTATATCatgtacaattttttttagctGGACTAGGTTTATGTTTTATTCAAGAACTCGACTGATCTATTAGAATatgagaaattaaaaaaatatatatgcaaAATTTGCTAACTTCTAATTGAGCGGGTCCTGTCGTATACATGATCAACCTCACTCAACAC containing:
- the LOC126654647 gene encoding uncharacterized protein LOC126654647 produces the protein MVGPSLDTTTSLHLHHHKPPSSSAATTTIKFLCSYGGKIIPRFPDGKLRYHGGETRVLAVDRSISFSELLLKLGELCGTRVNLLRCQLPTEDLDALVSITSDEDLVNLMEEYNRAANQKIRVFLSLPKKLSPPSSTSSSSSSSASSSSSSNSYAATNGSTASSSSASTPRYYHQISKAVAYPVKKIHHPHNYGYYGNPSQYPTWFTTGTIGNNEW